One window from the genome of Streptomyces cadmiisoli encodes:
- a CDS encoding CaiB/BaiF CoA transferase family protein — protein MSTPPLTGRRVLDLATLFAGPLAATLLGDFGAEVIKVEHPTRPDPSRGHGPSKDGVGLWWKILGRNKRAITLDLSKPGGRATLLALAATADVVIENFRPGTLEKWDLGWPELSAANPRLVLARVTAFGQFGPYAHRPGFGTLAEAMSGFAAITGEPDAPPTLPPFGLADSIAGLATAYAVLTALAARDRDGTGQVVDMAIIEPILTVLGPQPTWYDQLGHIQPRTGNRSQNNAPRNTYRTADGTWVAVSTSAQSIAERVMCLVGRPDLIDEPWFATGADRARHADVLDKAVGDWIALRGRDEVLAAFEKAEAAVAPVQDVRDVMTDPQYAALDTVTTVDDPELGPLRMQNVLFRLSATPGAIRWAGRPHGADTDEVLTELGLTPDRLTALRAEGAL, from the coding sequence ATGAGCACCCCACCCCTGACCGGCCGGCGCGTGCTCGACCTGGCCACCCTGTTCGCCGGCCCCCTCGCCGCCACCCTGCTCGGCGACTTCGGCGCGGAGGTCATCAAGGTCGAGCACCCCACCCGGCCCGACCCCTCCCGCGGCCACGGTCCGTCCAAGGACGGCGTCGGACTGTGGTGGAAGATCCTCGGCCGCAACAAGCGCGCCATCACCCTCGACCTCTCCAAGCCCGGCGGACGCGCCACGCTGCTCGCTCTCGCCGCCACGGCGGACGTCGTGATCGAGAACTTCCGCCCCGGCACCCTGGAGAAATGGGACCTGGGCTGGCCGGAGCTGTCGGCCGCCAACCCCCGGCTGGTGCTGGCCCGCGTCACGGCATTCGGCCAGTTCGGCCCGTACGCGCACCGCCCCGGCTTCGGCACCCTCGCCGAGGCGATGAGCGGCTTCGCCGCGATCACCGGCGAGCCGGACGCGCCCCCGACCCTGCCGCCCTTCGGTCTGGCCGACTCGATCGCCGGGCTGGCGACGGCGTACGCGGTGCTGACCGCGCTCGCCGCCCGGGACCGCGACGGCACGGGCCAGGTCGTCGACATGGCGATCATCGAACCGATCCTGACGGTGCTCGGGCCCCAGCCGACCTGGTACGACCAGCTGGGCCACATCCAGCCGCGGACCGGCAACCGCTCCCAGAACAACGCCCCGCGCAACACGTACCGCACCGCCGACGGCACCTGGGTCGCGGTCTCGACCTCGGCGCAGTCGATCGCGGAACGCGTGATGTGCCTGGTCGGCCGGCCGGATCTGATCGACGAACCGTGGTTCGCCACCGGCGCCGACCGGGCCCGCCACGCCGACGTCCTCGACAAGGCGGTGGGCGACTGGATCGCCCTCCGGGGCCGCGACGAGGTCCTGGCGGCGTTCGAGAAGGCGGAGGCCGCGGTGGCCCCGGTGCAGGACGTACGGGACGTGATGACCGACCCCCAGTACGCGGCCCTCGACACGGTCACCACCGTCGACGACCCCGAACTCGGGCCGCTGCGCATGCAGAACGTGCTCTTCCGGCTCTCCGCCACCCCCGGTGCGATCCGCTGGGCGGGCCGCCCGCACGGCGCCGACACGGACGAGGTGCTCACCGAACTGGGCCTGACCCCCGACCGGTTGACGGCGCTGCGCGCGGAGGGCGCACTGTGA
- the rbsK gene encoding ribokinase: MTHIAVLGSTNMDLVAYVEQAPRRGETVTGREFRTVPGGKGANQAIAAARAGATVSMIGAVGDDAFGTKLRSALQDSGVDTGRLRTVAGPSGTAHIVVDDGGGNAIVVVPGANGTVDRLAPADDAVIASADVLLLQLEIPLTAVVAGARAARAHGIRTVLTPAPARPLPPELLAAVDLLVPNEHEAADLTGLTDPREAAGALLAQVPEVVVTLGSAGCLHVARNTEPQTLTAPRVTAVDSTGAGDTFVGALAVALGEHRPMREALTWAAAAAALSVQRAGASASMPYRSEIEALCTT, from the coding sequence ATGACCCACATCGCCGTGCTCGGCAGCACGAACATGGACCTCGTCGCCTACGTCGAACAGGCCCCGCGGCGCGGAGAGACGGTGACCGGACGGGAGTTCCGCACGGTCCCCGGCGGCAAGGGCGCCAACCAGGCGATCGCCGCCGCCCGGGCCGGCGCGACCGTCTCGATGATCGGCGCGGTCGGTGACGACGCCTTCGGCACCAAGCTGCGCTCCGCCCTCCAGGACTCCGGCGTCGACACCGGCCGGCTGCGCACCGTCGCCGGCCCCTCCGGCACCGCGCACATCGTGGTGGACGACGGCGGCGGCAACGCGATCGTGGTCGTCCCCGGCGCCAACGGCACCGTCGACCGCCTCGCCCCCGCCGACGACGCCGTGATCGCCTCCGCCGACGTACTGCTCCTTCAGCTGGAGATCCCGCTGACCGCCGTCGTCGCCGGCGCCCGGGCCGCTCGCGCACACGGCATCCGTACGGTCCTCACCCCCGCGCCCGCCCGGCCGCTGCCGCCCGAACTGCTCGCCGCCGTCGACCTGTTGGTGCCCAACGAGCACGAGGCCGCCGACCTCACCGGCCTGACCGACCCGCGCGAGGCGGCCGGCGCCCTGCTCGCCCAGGTCCCCGAGGTGGTCGTCACCCTCGGTTCGGCGGGCTGTCTGCACGTCGCCCGGAACACCGAGCCGCAGACCCTGACCGCGCCGCGGGTCACCGCCGTGGACTCCACCGGCGCCGGCGACACCTTCGTCGGCGCGCTCGCGGTGGCCCTCGGCGAGCACCGTCCGATGCGGGAGGCGCTCACCTGGGCCGCCGCCGCAGCGGCCCTGTCCGTCCAGCGGGCCGGCGCCTCCGCTTCCATGCCCTACCGCTCCGAGATCGAGGCACTGTGCACGACATGA
- a CDS encoding ADP-ribosylglycohydrolase family protein, which translates to MTPMGQQKAAATLHERITGALVGAAVGDALGGPVEGYSPDRIVERHGGRVHGVVGPWNGDDWRTARPIAPYHKGDGHVTDDTLMTHALVRVYARVRDHLDAYAIADHLVPDLMTTPRWIPELEAEALPLQRIFLAEKWLVARLHYGHVDPREAGVGNIVNCGAAMYTAPVGLVNAANPAGAYTEALDIAGAHQSSYGREAAGVFAAAVAAACTPGATPDSVVAAALELAKDGTRAAIERVCDVARGYTDFESALTPLREAVAPYDTVGPDYRAPSLGARRPSRLHSIEELPIALGMVVVARGDYRHAVLGSVNYGRDCDSIATMAGALAGALGSPVPAEWSKTVAEASRLDLHEPADTLTAVTGEIFRRDQDRRRTHERLFAALGGTGCSD; encoded by the coding sequence ATGACGCCCATGGGACAACAAAAAGCGGCAGCCACCCTGCATGAACGGATCACCGGCGCCCTGGTCGGCGCGGCCGTCGGCGACGCCCTCGGCGGGCCGGTCGAGGGCTATTCCCCCGACCGGATCGTCGAACGCCACGGCGGCCGCGTCCACGGCGTCGTCGGTCCCTGGAACGGCGACGACTGGCGGACCGCCCGTCCCATCGCGCCGTACCACAAGGGCGACGGCCACGTCACCGACGACACCTTGATGACGCACGCGCTGGTCCGGGTCTACGCCCGGGTCCGCGACCACCTCGACGCCTACGCGATCGCCGACCACCTGGTCCCCGACCTGATGACGACCCCGCGCTGGATCCCCGAACTGGAGGCGGAGGCACTGCCCCTCCAGCGGATCTTCCTGGCGGAGAAATGGCTGGTGGCCCGGCTCCACTACGGCCACGTCGATCCACGCGAGGCCGGCGTCGGCAACATCGTCAACTGCGGTGCCGCCATGTACACGGCCCCGGTCGGACTGGTGAACGCGGCCAACCCGGCGGGCGCGTACACCGAGGCGCTCGACATCGCGGGCGCCCACCAGTCGTCGTACGGCCGCGAGGCGGCGGGCGTCTTCGCGGCGGCGGTGGCGGCGGCGTGCACGCCCGGGGCGACACCGGACTCGGTGGTGGCCGCCGCCCTGGAGCTGGCGAAGGACGGCACGCGGGCCGCGATCGAGCGGGTCTGCGACGTCGCGCGCGGGTACACGGACTTCGAGTCGGCCCTGACGCCGCTGCGGGAAGCGGTCGCCCCCTACGACACGGTGGGCCCCGACTACCGGGCGCCGTCGCTGGGCGCCCGCCGCCCCTCCCGCCTCCACTCCATCGAGGAACTCCCCATCGCCCTGGGCATGGTGGTCGTGGCCCGCGGCGACTACCGGCACGCGGTGCTGGGCTCGGTCAACTACGGCCGCGACTGCGACTCCATCGCCACGATGGCGGGCGCCCTGGCCGGCGCCCTGGGCTCACCGGTCCCGGCGGAGTGGTCGAAGACCGTGGCGGAGGCGAGCCGGCTCGATCTGCACGAGCCCGCCGACACCCTCACCGCGGTCACCGGGGAGATCTTCCGGCGGGATCAGGACCGGCGCCGCACCCACGAGCGGTTGTTCGCCGCGCTGGGAGGCACCGGATGCTCCGACTGA
- a CDS encoding ADP-ribosylglycohydrolase family protein: MLRLTWVQPEDLIGHEIRQAHEDGREPTAIARRWRAAGGREAPERAGASAGPATRYLRQLAEDLLDELADLPSRSAEHEPTCLERIRALCPDWPAATAPRPPARQESRLHAAWLGRAVGCLLGKPVEKLPLDAIRRLARSAGNWPLHTYFTARGVPPSLLEAHPWNRRSAPTSLAENIDGMPEDDDLNYPLLNLLLLQRRGRAFTTADVAGLWLAELPAGRTFTAERVAYRNLLCGIEPPHTARHRNPFREWIGALIRADVHGWTNPGDPASAAGQAHRDAALTHTANGVYAAMFTAAVIATAAGGTADVHACLRTGLTVVPPRSRLALAVRDAVRLARSHEDFDTVVDELHTRHRALHWVHAVPNTALIAAALTHADGDFTGSVCRAVSGGWDTDSNGATAGGVAALLAGSPTALPERWTAPLKNRLATSVGDFDGTGFDALAHLTHLEAGRP; the protein is encoded by the coding sequence ATGCTCCGACTGACCTGGGTCCAGCCGGAGGACCTGATCGGCCACGAGATCCGCCAGGCCCACGAGGACGGCCGGGAGCCCACGGCGATCGCGAGACGGTGGCGGGCCGCGGGCGGCCGGGAGGCACCGGAGCGGGCGGGCGCGTCCGCCGGACCCGCCACCCGCTACCTGCGGCAGCTGGCCGAGGACCTGCTGGACGAACTGGCCGACCTGCCGAGCCGGTCGGCGGAGCACGAACCGACCTGCCTGGAGCGGATCAGGGCGCTGTGCCCGGACTGGCCCGCCGCCACGGCACCCCGCCCCCCGGCCCGCCAGGAGTCCCGGCTGCACGCCGCCTGGCTGGGCCGGGCCGTCGGCTGCCTGCTGGGCAAACCCGTCGAGAAGCTCCCGCTGGACGCCATCCGCCGACTCGCCCGGTCGGCCGGCAACTGGCCCCTCCACACCTACTTCACCGCACGCGGAGTCCCCCCGTCCCTGCTCGAAGCCCACCCCTGGAACCGCCGCTCGGCCCCCACCTCCCTCGCCGAGAACATCGACGGCATGCCCGAGGACGACGACCTCAACTACCCCCTGCTCAACCTCCTGCTGCTGCAGCGCCGCGGCAGGGCCTTCACCACCGCCGACGTGGCGGGCCTGTGGCTGGCCGAACTCCCCGCCGGCCGCACCTTCACCGCCGAACGCGTCGCGTACCGCAACCTCCTCTGCGGCATCGAACCCCCGCACACCGCCCGCCACCGCAACCCCTTCCGCGAATGGATCGGCGCGCTGATCCGCGCCGACGTCCACGGCTGGACCAACCCGGGCGACCCCGCCTCCGCCGCCGGACAGGCCCACCGCGACGCCGCCCTCACCCACACCGCGAACGGCGTCTACGCGGCGATGTTCACCGCCGCGGTCATCGCGACCGCGGCCGGCGGCACCGCCGACGTCCACGCCTGCCTGCGCACCGGCCTCACCGTCGTCCCGCCGCGCTCACGCCTGGCCCTGGCCGTCCGGGACGCCGTCCGACTGGCCCGGTCCCACGAGGACTTCGACACGGTCGTGGACGAACTCCACACCCGCCACCGCGCACTGCACTGGGTGCACGCCGTCCCCAACACCGCTCTGATCGCCGCCGCACTCACCCACGCGGACGGCGACTTCACCGGCTCCGTCTGCCGTGCGGTGTCCGGCGGCTGGGACACCGACTCCAACGGCGCCACCGCCGGCGGCGTCGCCGCCCTGCTGGCCGGCTCACCCACCGCTCTGCCCGAGCGCTGGACCGCCCCGCTGAAGAACCGCCTGGCCACCTCCGTCGGAGACTTCGACGGCACCGGCTTCGACGCCCTGGCCCACCTCACCCACCTGGAGGCCGGCCGCCCATGA